A genomic window from Triticum dicoccoides isolate Atlit2015 ecotype Zavitan unplaced genomic scaffold, WEW_v2.0 scaffold171431, whole genome shotgun sequence includes:
- the LOC119344509 gene encoding receptor-like protein 1, giving the protein MKVSNNRLGGLISGGMNNLSNMNELYLDRNKFEGTIPYSLSGVLKVMDLHDNELSGNLDNSLWNLSSLVVLNLAGNHITGKIHPQICGFMGLHFLDISSNNLTWSVPNCIFIQLNFVNLSENSFSGDISFPFFNTSSLISLDIRHNQFTGNLHWVRYLDNIRLLTLGRNKFEGPVNPKVCKLMYLRIIDLSHNKLSGSLPACIGDMSFKGDTDDQMLEPVYGEIYNGSSYDLRGFTFASKGNLYTYGRSFFASMSGIDLTANMLHGEIPWELGNLSHVKSLNLSYNFFVVPIPMTLSGMEEIESLDLSHNELSGPIPWQLTQLSTLGVFSVAYNNLSGCIPNSGQLGFGMESYLGNTNLHQITQGDMCAAPSPDPAAGKEVEEATGDPVLYVVTAAGFVLAFWATIGFSFYHPYGRSVMLKM; this is encoded by the coding sequence ACAATACCATATAGTTTGTCAGGTGTTTTAAAAGTCATGGATTTGCATGATAACGAGCTGTCTGGCAATCTTGATAACTCATTATGGAATCTATCTTCTTTGGTAGTTCTGAATCTTGCTGGCAACCATATAACCGGCAAAATTCATCCACAAATCTGTGGCTTCATGGGACTTCACTTTTTAGATATATCAAGCAATAATCTTACATGGTCTGTACCAAACTGTATCTTTATACAGCTCAATTTTGTTAACCTGTCTGAGAACTCGTTTTCTGGCGATATCTCTTTTCCCTTTTTCAACACATCAAGTCTGATTTCTTTGGATATCAGACACAATCAGTTCACAGGCAACCTCCATTGGGTACGTTATCTTGACAACATTAGGCTACTTACGTTGGGCAGAAATAAGTTCGAAGGGCCCGTTAATCCAAAAGTGTGCAAACTCATGTACTTGAGGATAATTGATTTGTCCCATAACAAGCTTTCAGGTTCATTGCCAGCATGTATTGGTGATATGTCTTTCAAAGGCGACACAGACGATCAAATGTTGGAGCCAGTCTATGGAGAGATATACAATGGCTCTTCATATGACTTACGAGGCTTCACCTTTGCCTCCAAGGGGAATCTCTACACATACGGTCGAAGTTTCTTCGCTTCAATGTCTGGCATCGACCTAACTGCAAACATGTTGCATGGAGAAATTCCTTGGGAGCTAGGGAATCTAAGCCATGTCAAATCCCTTAACCTGTCATACAATTTCTTTGTTGTCCCGATCCCGATGACCTTGAGCGGCATGGAGGAGATAGAGAGCTTGGACCTCTCCCACAATGAGCTGAGTGGACCAATACCTTGGCAGCTAACTCAGTTATCAACATTGGGGGTGTTCTCTGTGGCATACAACAACTTGTCAGGATGTATACCAAACTCTGGTCAGCTAGGCTTTGGCATGGAGAGCTACCTAGGTAACACCAACCTTCACCAGATTACACAGGGGGACATGTGTGCTGCTCCCAGTCCAGATCCTGCTGCCGGGAAAGAAGTGGAAGAGGCGACCGGTGACCCAGTTCTATATGTGGTCACAGCTGCCGGCTTTGTGTTGGCGTTTTGGGCCACTATTGGATTCTCGTTTTACCATCCTTACGGAAGATCAGTAATGCTCAAGATGTAG